A window from Bordetella petrii encodes these proteins:
- a CDS encoding acetate--CoA ligase family protein: protein MQNGTFAQALLAPQAIALVGASGDPAKNTARPLRFMRKHGYGGRIFPINAGRAEILGEPAYPDLAALPQPVDHVFIMVPGPKVAEQLEGCARAGAKVATIYSDGFGETGAAGRAAQDALVARARELGVRLLGPNSIGLANIHSGAIISVNAVFESDHLSQGAISIVSQSGSMMGSLLSRASARGFGFAKSVSVGNECDISVGEVVQALSEDGQTGAILLFLETLRDAPVLGRALQAAQAAGKPVIAYKLGRSAQGDALAQSHTGAMAGNDAAVDAFLRAHGVLRVESLETLYEIVPLALRYGRHAPPPPRAPRVAVITTTGGGAATVVDNLGMRGLVAATPPDAFVAHMAERGLRVRQAPIIDLTLAATSAQYQDLLEQLLVSDWCDAVLSVAGSSAQFHPEVAVQPLVRARKPDGKPVAAFLAPEAMASLQVLQREGIAGFRTPESCAEALALFLRRPAAACPAGDGPAFDWPAGLPAAGALTEYEAGQVFASLGVPVAAMRQVPADNPDHDLDYPVALKIASRDIPHKTDAGGVRIGIRDAADLRRQAGEMLAEVRRRMPQARLDGVLVQQMQSKLLELILGYRHDPLVGPVVVLGAGGVAAELSPDVAVRLAPVTRRQAMEMIEAVRATQLIRGFRGLPRGDCDALADAIVAFSRLARVRGARVAEAEINPLFVRQDGVIAVDGLLHLQAPDATS, encoded by the coding sequence ATGCAGAACGGTACTTTTGCCCAAGCATTGCTCGCCCCCCAGGCCATCGCGCTAGTCGGCGCTTCCGGCGATCCCGCCAAGAACACCGCCCGGCCGCTGCGCTTCATGCGCAAGCACGGCTATGGCGGCCGCATTTTTCCCATCAATGCCGGCCGCGCCGAGATCCTGGGTGAACCCGCCTATCCCGACCTGGCCGCGCTGCCGCAGCCGGTAGACCATGTGTTCATCATGGTGCCCGGCCCGAAAGTGGCCGAACAGCTCGAAGGCTGCGCGCGCGCCGGCGCCAAGGTGGCCACCATCTACAGCGACGGCTTCGGCGAAACCGGCGCGGCCGGACGCGCCGCGCAGGACGCCCTGGTGGCCCGCGCCCGCGAACTGGGCGTGCGGCTGCTGGGCCCCAACAGCATCGGCCTGGCCAACATCCACAGCGGCGCCATCATCTCGGTCAATGCGGTATTCGAATCCGACCACCTGAGCCAGGGCGCCATCAGCATCGTCTCGCAAAGCGGCTCGATGATGGGCTCGCTGCTGTCGCGCGCCAGCGCGCGCGGGTTCGGCTTCGCCAAGTCGGTGTCGGTCGGCAACGAATGCGACATCAGCGTCGGCGAAGTGGTCCAGGCCCTGAGCGAAGACGGCCAGACCGGCGCCATCCTGCTGTTCCTGGAAACGCTGCGCGACGCGCCCGTGCTGGGGCGCGCGCTGCAGGCGGCGCAGGCGGCCGGCAAGCCGGTCATCGCCTACAAACTGGGGCGCTCGGCCCAGGGCGACGCGCTGGCGCAGTCGCATACGGGCGCCATGGCGGGCAATGACGCCGCCGTGGATGCCTTTCTGCGCGCGCACGGCGTGCTGCGCGTGGAATCCCTGGAAACCTTGTACGAAATCGTGCCGCTGGCCTTGCGCTACGGCCGCCACGCCCCGCCGCCGCCGCGCGCCCCGCGCGTCGCGGTCATTACCACCACGGGCGGCGGCGCGGCCACAGTGGTCGACAACCTGGGCATGCGCGGCCTGGTGGCGGCCACGCCGCCGGACGCGTTCGTGGCCCACATGGCCGAACGCGGCCTGCGCGTGCGCCAGGCGCCCATCATCGACCTGACGCTGGCGGCCACCAGCGCGCAGTACCAGGACCTGCTCGAGCAGTTGCTGGTTTCCGACTGGTGCGATGCCGTGCTCAGCGTGGCCGGATCGTCGGCGCAGTTCCACCCCGAAGTGGCGGTGCAGCCGCTGGTGCGCGCCCGCAAGCCCGACGGCAAGCCGGTCGCGGCGTTCCTGGCGCCCGAGGCCATGGCGTCGCTGCAGGTTCTGCAGCGCGAAGGCATTGCCGGCTTCCGCACGCCCGAATCCTGCGCCGAGGCCCTGGCGCTGTTCCTGCGCCGCCCGGCGGCGGCATGCCCCGCCGGCGACGGCCCCGCCTTCGACTGGCCCGCCGGGCTGCCGGCCGCGGGCGCGCTGACCGAGTACGAAGCCGGCCAGGTGTTCGCCAGCCTGGGCGTGCCCGTGGCCGCCATGCGCCAGGTGCCCGCCGACAACCCGGACCACGACCTGGACTACCCGGTGGCGCTGAAGATCGCGTCGCGCGACATTCCGCACAAGACCGATGCGGGCGGCGTGCGCATCGGCATCCGCGACGCCGCCGATCTGCGGCGACAGGCGGGCGAAATGCTGGCCGAAGTCCGCCGCCGCATGCCGCAGGCGCGGCTGGATGGCGTCCTGGTCCAGCAGATGCAAAGCAAGCTGCTCGAACTGATCCTGGGCTACCGGCACGACCCGCTGGTGGGGCCGGTGGTGGTTCTGGGCGCCGGCGGCGTGGCGGCCGAGCTGTCGCCCGACGTGGCCGTGCGGCTGGCGCCGGTCACTCGCCGGCAGGCCATGGAAATGATTGAAGCAGTGCGCGCCACACAGCTGATACGCGGCTTTCGCGGCCTGCCGCGCGGCGATTGCGACGCCCTGGCCGATGCCATCGTGGCCTTCTCGCGGCTGGCGCGGGTGCGCGGCGCGCGGGTGGCCGAAGCGGAAATCAACCCGCTATTCGTGCGCCAGGATGGGGTAATCGCGGTGGACGGCCTGCTGCATTTGCAGGCGCCCGACGCTACATCTTGA
- a CDS encoding MmgE/PrpD family protein, which produces MILDQLAHYGARDSVRDLPADVTHHAKRALVDWFSALYPGTRTAPCAQLLAAHRPELGSGRSSLPGCGTTAFSPTAAWINGSVSHAVEFDDIFRDAIYHPGCPVIAAALAVAEEQDASGAALLNAIVVGYEISTRIGAAVQPSHYRYFHTTGTVGCFGAAAATAALAAPGNANAMRHALATAASFAAGLQQAFRSDAMTKALHAGNAASVGVRAGLGAAHGLTGAAGMLDGPVGFGAALADHPDWSKATQALGERYNILQITQKNHGCCGHTFAAIDAALALRAAHGLTPADIEAIEVDAYQTTLDVTGNADPRTPFEGKFSLFYVVAHALAYGSVRLDAFEPARLAEPGLRSLMARIQLRADPELTAAFPGRRAARVAIRTRDGATHRHYAPYRKGDPEAPLSDADLNDKFNELVAPVLGQARTRQLREQAWRLESLAVRDLQLHQPV; this is translated from the coding sequence ATGATTCTCGACCAACTGGCCCACTACGGGGCGCGCGACAGCGTGCGCGACCTGCCCGCCGATGTCACCCACCATGCCAAGCGGGCCTTGGTGGACTGGTTTTCCGCCCTGTATCCCGGCACCCGCACGGCGCCCTGCGCCCAGCTGCTGGCCGCGCACCGGCCCGAACTGGGATCGGGGCGCTCCAGTCTGCCGGGCTGCGGCACCACCGCCTTCAGCCCCACGGCGGCCTGGATCAACGGCAGCGTGTCGCATGCCGTGGAATTCGACGATATTTTCCGCGACGCGATCTATCACCCGGGCTGCCCGGTCATTGCCGCCGCCCTGGCGGTGGCCGAAGAACAGGACGCCAGCGGCGCCGCGCTGCTCAATGCCATTGTGGTGGGCTACGAGATTTCCACGCGCATCGGCGCGGCAGTGCAGCCTTCGCACTACCGGTACTTCCACACCACCGGCACGGTAGGCTGTTTCGGCGCGGCCGCCGCCACCGCCGCGCTCGCGGCGCCCGGCAACGCAAACGCCATGCGCCACGCCCTGGCCACGGCGGCCAGTTTCGCCGCCGGCCTGCAGCAGGCCTTCCGTTCCGACGCCATGACCAAGGCGCTGCACGCCGGCAATGCCGCCAGCGTCGGCGTGCGCGCCGGGCTGGGCGCCGCCCATGGGCTGACCGGCGCGGCCGGCATGCTGGACGGCCCGGTGGGCTTCGGCGCCGCCCTGGCCGACCACCCCGACTGGAGCAAGGCCACCCAGGCGCTGGGCGAACGCTACAACATCCTGCAGATCACCCAGAAAAACCACGGCTGCTGCGGCCACACCTTCGCCGCCATCGACGCGGCGCTGGCGCTGCGCGCCGCGCATGGGCTGACACCGGCCGACATCGAGGCCATCGAGGTCGACGCCTACCAGACTACGCTGGATGTCACCGGCAACGCCGATCCGCGCACGCCGTTCGAAGGAAAATTCAGCCTGTTCTATGTGGTGGCCCACGCCCTGGCCTACGGATCGGTGCGGCTGGACGCCTTCGAGCCGGCGCGCCTGGCCGAACCTGGCCTGCGCAGCCTGATGGCGCGCATCCAGTTGCGCGCCGATCCTGAACTGACGGCCGCATTTCCCGGCCGGCGGGCCGCGCGGGTGGCCATCCGCACGCGTGACGGCGCCACGCACCGCCACTACGCCCCGTATCGGAAAGGCGACCCCGAGGCGCCGCTCAGCGATGCGGACCTGAACGACAAATTCAATGAACTGGTCGCCCCCGTACTGGGCCAGGCCCGCACGCGGCAATTGCGCGAACAGGCCTGGCGCCTGGAATCGCTGGCGGTGCGCGACCTGCAGCTGCACCAGCCGGTGTAA
- a CDS encoding Bug family tripartite tricarboxylate transporter substrate binding protein — MKLHFSARTAAALLTLAGLAGPAAAADPAADYPARPITLLVGFPAGGPSDTAARILASRLEHELPGARVVVENRGGANGTLAAAALTKAPADGYTLFLVTKSHVNTKWLYRHLPFDPASDFQPVALLLTMPNVLVVGPSIDAPDYQAFAADARKHPDDYTVFSTGNGSDPHLAAAEFQEKTGLKFRHIPYKGGAQGMVDMLSGRVDLSFATLGTVMSYLGDSGSKVRALALGGAQRDPLLPDVPTFGEVGVAGFEPIAWYGVMAPVGTPRPILEKLNHAINHGMNQPEGTALLHKMGASPANASIEAFTALYQKDIKTNGELIRHLGVTLD, encoded by the coding sequence TTGAAACTGCACTTCAGCGCGCGGACCGCCGCGGCCCTGTTGACCCTGGCCGGGCTGGCCGGCCCGGCGGCGGCCGCCGACCCCGCCGCCGACTATCCCGCGCGCCCCATTACCCTGCTGGTGGGTTTCCCGGCCGGCGGTCCGTCGGACACGGCGGCGCGCATCCTGGCCAGCCGGCTCGAACACGAACTGCCGGGCGCGCGCGTGGTGGTGGAAAACCGCGGCGGCGCCAATGGCACCCTGGCGGCCGCCGCGCTGACCAAGGCGCCTGCCGACGGCTATACACTGTTCCTGGTCACCAAGAGCCACGTCAACACCAAGTGGCTGTACCGCCATCTGCCGTTCGATCCGGCTAGCGACTTCCAGCCTGTGGCGCTGCTGCTGACCATGCCGAATGTGCTGGTGGTGGGGCCTTCCATCGATGCGCCCGACTACCAGGCGTTTGCCGCCGATGCGCGCAAGCACCCCGACGACTACACCGTATTCTCTACCGGCAACGGCTCCGACCCGCACCTGGCGGCGGCGGAGTTCCAGGAAAAAACCGGGTTGAAGTTCCGCCACATTCCGTACAAGGGCGGGGCGCAGGGCATGGTGGACATGCTGAGCGGCCGGGTGGACCTGTCGTTCGCCACGCTGGGCACGGTCATGAGTTATCTGGGCGACAGCGGCAGCAAGGTGCGAGCGCTGGCGCTGGGCGGCGCGCAGCGCGATCCGCTGCTGCCCGACGTGCCGACCTTCGGCGAAGTGGGAGTGGCCGGTTTCGAACCGATCGCCTGGTATGGCGTGATGGCGCCAGTGGGCACGCCGCGGCCGATTCTGGAAAAACTCAACCACGCCATCAACCATGGCATGAATCAGCCCGAAGGCACTGCCCTGCTGCACAAGATGGGCGCATCGCCCGCCAATGCCTCGATCGAAGCGTTCACCGCCCTGTACCAGAAAGACATCAAGACCAACGGCGAACTGATCCGGCACCTGGGCGTGACGCTGGACTGA
- a CDS encoding LysR family transcriptional regulator, with amino-acid sequence MKGMDIPALEAFVAAVEEKSLSKAAERANLVTSAASKRVAELERHLQRTLLQRHGRGVEPTPAGTLLYQRAKAILRAVQLAESAVKVYSADGQAKVRLAANPSTILQFLPDRMGRFLSLRDYVSVDLLEAHSYDIPRLLIDGSVDIGIYHADHPATGVTSQPFASDRVGLVVPIGHPLAGRGELFLEEALDYDLLGYFPRHSLDQFLAYIGQTVTRPPTVKLQVSNFETRCRMIREGLGIGIVPERIAANYLGGMGLVLLRLRDEWATRHFFVAVRDPDSLSPVVAELLQFLSQPA; translated from the coding sequence ATGAAAGGCATGGATATCCCCGCCCTCGAGGCGTTTGTGGCCGCGGTAGAAGAAAAAAGCCTGTCGAAAGCGGCCGAACGCGCCAACCTGGTGACCTCGGCCGCCAGCAAGCGCGTGGCCGAGCTCGAGCGCCACCTGCAGCGCACCCTGCTGCAGCGCCATGGGCGCGGCGTCGAGCCCACACCGGCCGGCACGCTGCTGTACCAGCGCGCCAAGGCCATTCTGCGCGCCGTGCAGCTGGCCGAATCGGCCGTGAAAGTCTATTCGGCCGACGGGCAGGCCAAGGTACGGCTGGCCGCCAACCCGTCGACCATTCTGCAGTTCCTGCCCGACCGCATGGGGCGCTTCCTGTCGCTGCGCGACTACGTCAGCGTCGACCTGCTCGAGGCCCACAGCTATGACATCCCGCGCCTGCTGATCGATGGTTCGGTGGACATCGGCATTTACCATGCCGACCACCCCGCCACCGGCGTCACGTCGCAGCCCTTCGCCAGCGACCGCGTCGGCCTGGTGGTGCCCATCGGCCACCCGCTGGCCGGGCGCGGCGAACTGTTCCTGGAAGAGGCGCTGGACTACGATCTGCTGGGCTATTTTCCGCGCCATTCGCTGGACCAGTTCCTGGCCTACATCGGCCAGACCGTCACGCGCCCGCCCACGGTCAAGCTGCAGGTGTCGAACTTCGAGACGCGCTGCCGCATGATCCGCGAAGGGCTGGGCATCGGCATCGTGCCCGAACGCATCGCCGCCAACTACCTGGGCGGCATGGGGCTGGTGCTGCTGCGCCTGCGCGATGAATGGGCCACCCGCCACTTCTTCGTGGCAGTGCGCGACCCCGACAGCCTGAGCCCGGTCGTGGCCGAGCTGCTGCAGTTCCTGTCGCAGCCCGCCTAG
- a CDS encoding acyl-CoA dehydrogenase family protein, which produces MDFNLNPEYQAYADSVRRFARERLADGALARAHADTYPWETARLLADNGFLGIAFPEADGGQGGTLMHAVLAIQEIALVCPRSADIVQAGNFGPIRTFVEYATPEQKARFLPDLLGGRKLISLGMTEPQAGSAVTELSTTATRDGDEVVINGSKIFSTHSPEAGVFLVYVRFGPGTGGIGSVLIERGTPGFTVGQPSRFMNGEHWAQLYFDGARIPASQILLGPGGFKKQISGFNVERLGNASRSLALGRHAFNLAREHALIRKQFGRELCEFQGLQWKFADMWMKLEQAQLLLYKAALEGEQGLPSAQSTAMAKLACNEAGWFAANEAMQVMGGMGFSQESLVEYCVRRTRGWMIAGGSIEMLKNRIAEGVFERSFPQRPPKAA; this is translated from the coding sequence ATGGATTTCAACCTGAACCCGGAATACCAAGCCTATGCCGATTCGGTGCGGCGATTCGCGCGCGAGCGCCTGGCCGACGGCGCGCTGGCGCGCGCGCACGCCGATACGTATCCATGGGAAACCGCCCGCCTGCTGGCCGACAATGGCTTCCTGGGCATTGCCTTTCCCGAGGCCGACGGCGGGCAGGGCGGCACGCTGATGCACGCCGTGCTGGCCATCCAGGAAATCGCCCTGGTGTGCCCGCGCAGCGCCGACATCGTGCAGGCGGGCAATTTCGGGCCGATACGCACTTTTGTCGAATACGCCACGCCCGAGCAGAAGGCCCGCTTTTTGCCCGACCTGCTGGGCGGGCGCAAGCTGATCTCGCTGGGCATGACCGAGCCGCAGGCCGGGTCCGCGGTCACCGAGCTGTCTACCACTGCCACGCGCGACGGCGATGAAGTGGTCATCAACGGCAGCAAGATCTTTTCCACGCACAGCCCCGAGGCCGGCGTATTTTTGGTGTACGTGCGCTTCGGCCCGGGCACGGGTGGCATCGGCTCGGTGCTGATCGAGCGCGGCACGCCCGGCTTCACCGTGGGGCAGCCGTCGCGCTTCATGAACGGCGAGCATTGGGCGCAGCTGTACTTCGACGGCGCGCGCATCCCGGCCTCGCAGATCCTGCTGGGGCCGGGCGGCTTCAAGAAGCAGATATCGGGCTTCAACGTCGAGCGCCTGGGCAATGCCTCGCGTTCGCTGGCGCTGGGCCGCCACGCCTTCAACCTGGCGCGCGAGCATGCCCTGATCCGCAAGCAGTTCGGCCGTGAACTGTGCGAATTCCAGGGGCTGCAATGGAAGTTCGCCGATATGTGGATGAAGCTGGAGCAGGCGCAGCTGCTGCTGTACAAGGCCGCCCTGGAGGGCGAGCAGGGCCTGCCCAGCGCCCAGAGCACCGCCATGGCCAAGCTGGCCTGCAACGAGGCCGGCTGGTTCGCCGCCAACGAGGCCATGCAGGTCATGGGCGGCATGGGGTTCAGCCAGGAATCCCTGGTAGAGTACTGCGTACGCCGCACGCGCGGCTGGATGATCGCCGGGGGTTCCATCGAGATGCTGAAAAACCGAATCGCGGAAGGGGTGTTCGAACGCAGTTTCCCGCAGCGGCCGCCCAAGGCCGCATGA
- a CDS encoding alpha/beta fold hydrolase, translated as MHPEIARLDALAEPVDIAVGPAGTVRWHRLGQGDPLVLLHGGHGSWLHWLRNIEPLARHRTVWVPDMPGYLDSSNVPAPSGADELVPLVDMLQAALDRAVGPDTAIDLAGFSFGGLVASRLAAQRPHVRRLALLGSGGHGMPRPRALDMRQWRKAESAAQRRDMLRHNLNQLMLYRHEPDELALDIHEISCMATRFRSRTASQGDGMVQALRRYGGPVLLVWGEHDVTAAARQVAPAIAAAGPRREWRVVPAAGHWVQYEGAAVVNDLLPRWFDGLPLP; from the coding sequence GTGCATCCCGAAATCGCCCGGCTCGACGCCCTGGCCGAGCCTGTCGATATCGCCGTCGGCCCGGCCGGCACCGTGCGCTGGCACCGCCTGGGCCAGGGCGACCCGCTGGTGCTGCTGCATGGCGGGCACGGCAGCTGGCTGCACTGGCTGCGCAACATCGAGCCCCTGGCGCGGCATCGCACAGTGTGGGTGCCCGACATGCCGGGCTACCTGGATTCATCCAACGTGCCGGCGCCATCCGGGGCCGACGAACTGGTGCCCCTGGTCGACATGCTGCAGGCCGCGCTGGACCGGGCCGTGGGGCCCGATACGGCCATCGACCTGGCAGGGTTCTCGTTCGGCGGGCTGGTGGCGTCGCGGCTGGCCGCGCAGCGCCCGCACGTGCGCCGGCTGGCCCTGCTGGGGTCGGGCGGACACGGCATGCCGCGCCCCCGCGCGCTCGACATGCGGCAGTGGCGCAAAGCCGAATCGGCGGCGCAGCGGCGCGACATGCTGCGCCACAATCTCAACCAGCTGATGCTGTACCGGCACGAGCCCGACGAGCTGGCGCTGGACATACACGAAATCAGCTGCATGGCCACGCGCTTTCGCAGCCGCACGGCATCGCAGGGCGACGGCATGGTGCAGGCCCTGCGCCGCTACGGCGGCCCGGTGCTGCTGGTGTGGGGCGAGCACGATGTCACCGCCGCGGCGCGCCAGGTGGCGCCCGCCATCGCCGCGGCCGGGCCGCGGCGCGAGTGGCGCGTCGTGCCCGCGGCCGGGCATTGGGTGCAGTACGAAGGCGCCGCGGTGGTCAACGACCTGCTGCCGCGCTGGTTCGACGGCCTGCCCCTGCCTTAG
- a CDS encoding RidA family protein, with protein sequence MSIPPTADANGIIRYGVAGGTGQGGQHMPFARAVQADGWLYVSGQVPMQDGEVVDGGIVAQSRVAIGNVLAILREAGYGPEHVVRCGVWLDDPRDFAAFNKVFKEAFGEHPPARACVESRLVVDAKVEVDCVAYKKP encoded by the coding sequence ATGAGCATCCCCCCCACCGCCGACGCCAACGGCATCATCCGCTATGGCGTGGCCGGCGGCACCGGCCAGGGCGGCCAGCACATGCCCTTCGCGCGCGCCGTGCAGGCCGACGGCTGGCTGTATGTATCGGGCCAGGTGCCCATGCAGGACGGCGAAGTGGTGGACGGCGGCATCGTGGCCCAGTCGCGCGTCGCCATCGGCAATGTGCTGGCGATCCTGCGCGAAGCCGGCTACGGCCCCGAGCACGTGGTGCGCTGCGGCGTCTGGCTGGACGACCCGCGCGATTTCGCCGCTTTCAACAAGGTATTCAAGGAAGCCTTCGGCGAGCATCCGCCGGCGCGGGCCTGCGTGGAATCGCGGCTGGTGGTCGACGCCAAGGTCGAAGTGGACTGCGTGGCCTACAAGAAGCCGTAG
- a CDS encoding N-acyl-D-amino-acid deacylase family protein, which produces MYDTLIGGALVLDGSGAAGFQADVAVADGRIAALGRLRGAAAREHIDGAGLALAPGFIDVHTHDDTNVIRTPDMLPKLSQGVTTVVVGNCGISAAPVTLRGEPPDPMNLLGGRDAFAYPSFADYTQAVDAARPTVNVAALVGHTALRSNHMDRLDRRATDAEVAAMRAQLRDALRHGAIGLSTGLAYASAQHADTAEVQALAEELDAHGALYTTHLRSEFAEILEAMQEAYDIAAHARVPVIVSHLKCAGAGNWGRSGEVLASLDTAGRYLPVGCDCYPYSASSSTLDLKQVTGEFDIDITWSDPHPAMAGRKLADIAAQWKVPLREAARRLQPAGAVYHGMHEDDVRRILAHRLTMVGSDGLPNDPLPHPRLWGAFPRVLGHYSRELGLFPLAQAVHKMTGLSAARFGLQERGLVRAGHHADLVLFDPARVADRATYADPQQPADGIAAVWVNGALSYRAGRLTGARAGRWLPRGGDLRAGFNAFFSPSQEQP; this is translated from the coding sequence ATGTACGACACCCTGATCGGCGGCGCGCTGGTGCTGGACGGCAGCGGCGCGGCCGGCTTCCAGGCCGACGTGGCCGTGGCCGATGGCCGCATCGCCGCCCTGGGCCGGCTGCGGGGCGCCGCCGCGCGCGAACACATCGACGGGGCGGGCCTGGCGCTGGCGCCGGGCTTCATCGATGTGCACACCCACGACGACACCAATGTGATCCGCACGCCCGACATGCTGCCCAAGCTGTCACAGGGCGTGACGACCGTGGTGGTGGGCAACTGCGGCATCAGCGCCGCGCCGGTGACCCTGCGCGGCGAACCGCCCGACCCGATGAATCTGCTGGGCGGCCGCGACGCGTTCGCATACCCCTCTTTTGCCGACTACACGCAAGCGGTGGACGCCGCCCGGCCGACCGTGAACGTGGCGGCGCTGGTGGGCCACACGGCGCTGCGCAGCAACCACATGGACCGCCTGGACCGGCGCGCCACCGATGCCGAGGTCGCCGCCATGCGCGCGCAGCTGCGCGACGCGCTGCGCCACGGCGCCATCGGCCTGAGCACCGGGCTGGCCTATGCCTCGGCCCAGCATGCCGACACTGCCGAGGTGCAGGCGCTGGCCGAAGAGCTCGATGCCCACGGCGCGCTGTACACCACGCACCTGCGCTCTGAATTCGCCGAGATACTCGAGGCCATGCAAGAGGCCTACGATATCGCCGCGCACGCGCGCGTGCCGGTGATCGTGTCGCACCTGAAATGCGCCGGCGCCGGCAACTGGGGCCGCAGCGGCGAAGTGCTGGCCAGCCTGGACACCGCCGGGCGCTACCTGCCGGTGGGCTGCGACTGCTATCCCTATTCGGCCAGTTCGTCCACGCTGGATCTGAAGCAGGTGACCGGCGAGTTCGACATCGACATTACCTGGTCCGACCCGCACCCCGCCATGGCGGGCCGCAAGCTGGCCGACATCGCCGCGCAATGGAAGGTGCCGCTGCGCGAGGCCGCGCGCCGCCTGCAGCCGGCCGGCGCGGTGTACCACGGCATGCACGAAGACGACGTGCGCCGCATCCTGGCGCACCGCCTGACCATGGTGGGCTCGGACGGCCTGCCGAACGACCCGCTGCCGCATCCTCGCCTGTGGGGCGCGTTTCCGCGCGTGCTGGGCCACTACAGCCGCGAGCTGGGCCTGTTCCCGCTGGCGCAGGCAGTGCACAAGATGACCGGCCTGTCGGCGGCGCGCTTCGGCCTGCAAGAGCGCGGACTGGTGCGCGCCGGCCATCACGCCGACCTGGTGCTGTTCGACCCGGCCCGCGTGGCCGACCGCGCCACCTATGCCGACCCGCAGCAGCCGGCCGACGGCATTGCCGCGGTGTGGGTCAATGGCGCGCTGTCGTACCGGGCCGGGCGCCTGACCGGCGCGCGCGCCGGCCGCTGGCTGCCGCGCGGCGGCGACTTGCGCGCGGGCTTCAACGCTTTTTTTTCCCCATCCCAGGAGCAGCCATGA
- a CDS encoding MurR/RpiR family transcriptional regulator, with product MPTPRDIVYQIRSRRDTLSATERKVADAILDDIAAAAGATVDQLAGKAGVSIATISRFARSVGCDDTRDLKLKLAQASAVGERFLDPSTPEESTFYARLYADIEATLRAHLPRFSEALFEQAAGIVRDARMTYVFGMGGASAVLSQELQSRLVRLGYAVAAYSDAVLLRMVAATLDERDVVVVLSTSGLTPEILAGARIVKQYGARMVTLTDPASPLAELADVVLPIHTAETDFIYKPSSSRYAMLLAIDILATELALARQEATQERLRRIKLALDEYRGGPNRLPLGD from the coding sequence ATGCCCACCCCGCGCGACATCGTCTACCAGATACGCAGCCGCCGCGACACCCTGAGCGCCACCGAACGCAAAGTGGCCGACGCCATCCTGGACGACATCGCGGCCGCGGCCGGCGCCACGGTGGACCAGCTGGCCGGCAAGGCGGGCGTCAGCATCGCCACCATCTCACGCTTTGCGCGCTCGGTGGGCTGCGACGACACGCGCGACCTGAAGCTGAAGCTGGCGCAGGCCAGCGCGGTGGGCGAACGCTTCCTGGATCCGTCCACGCCCGAAGAAAGCACCTTCTACGCGCGCCTGTACGCCGACATCGAGGCCACGCTGCGCGCGCACCTGCCGCGGTTTTCCGAGGCGCTGTTCGAACAGGCCGCCGGCATCGTGCGCGACGCGCGCATGACCTATGTGTTCGGCATGGGCGGCGCCTCGGCCGTGCTGTCGCAGGAACTGCAGTCGCGCCTGGTGCGGCTGGGCTACGCGGTGGCGGCCTACAGCGATGCCGTGCTGCTGCGCATGGTGGCGGCCACGCTGGACGAGCGCGATGTGGTGGTGGTGCTGTCGACTTCGGGCCTGACGCCCGAGATCCTGGCCGGCGCGCGCATCGTCAAGCAATACGGCGCGCGCATGGTCACCCTGACCGATCCGGCCTCGCCGCTGGCCGAGCTGGCCGACGTGGTCCTGCCCATCCACACCGCCGAGACCGATTTCATCTACAAGCCGTCGTCGTCGCGCTATGCCATGCTGCTGGCCATCGACATCCTGGCCACCGAGCTGGCGCTGGCCCGGCAAGAGGCCACGCAGGAACGGCTGCGCCGCATCAAGCTGGCGCTGGACGAGTACCGCGGCGGGCCCAACCGCCTGCCGCTGGGAGACTGA